One Setaria italica strain Yugu1 chromosome I, Setaria_italica_v2.0, whole genome shotgun sequence DNA window includes the following coding sequences:
- the LOC101753022 gene encoding TOM1-like protein 9, producing MSSAMVERATSDMLIGPDWAMNLEICDILNRDPGQAKDVVKSLKKRIIHKNPKVQLLALTLLETMIKNCGDIVHMHVAERDILHEMVKIVKKRHDYHVKEKILTLIDNWQEVFGGARARYPQYFAAYQELLRTGAVFPQRSNGSVPIITPPQTQPLQNYPPPLSISQQEEPELSIPDFPALSLTEIQNARGIMDILSEMLDALDPCNREGLRQDVIVDLVDQCRSYKQRVVQLVNTTSNEDLLSQGLSLNDDMQRVLAKHDAIAAGIAIQVEKPKYLQSQIESSATRKPDTAKEPVQRSSASTSSTNQSPFEILALPAPPSSSSSKAPVAPAAKIDLLSGDDYFKPEPANSLALVPVTEYSASDQNVLAFADMFEQNTTNKSNHNLPNSFNSSTPNSTSNAIVPYDQQPELNSTGSWNGQPAYGTGHQKQALYYGTDNRNGGIPPAPSEIKRSTNPFDDDRPVGPALQPGQSASIHPQPVHVSQQGNGFMPVQPMSRGQPGGMQLQPVTGTQLVPPQPQPMQMNMQYGVMYPLMQMNQRMGMYSQPAFGGGFYGMNQAQLYGVQMSGYGYGQPSGGYYIPNAAYAYASANEHSQRMNGLSVQNGGPNGTTTNKQSRPEDSLFGDLLSIAKMKQSKPAAGKVGS from the exons ATGTCGTCGGCGATGGTGGAACGGGCGACGAGCGACATGCTCATCGGTCCGGACTGGGCCATGAACCTGGAGATCTGCGACATCCTCAATCGCGACCCTGG GCAAGCAAAAGATGTGGTGAAGTCCCTCAAGAAACGCATTATACACAAGAACCCAAAGGTCCAGCTTCTTGCTCTCACG TTGCTGGAGACGATGATAAAAAATTGTGGGGACATTGTCCATATGCATGTTGCTGAGAGAGACATACTTCATGAAATGGTCAAGATAGTTAAGAAAAGG CATGATTATCATGTAAAAGAGAAGATACTCACACTGATAGACAATTGGCAAGAAGTTTTTGGTGGTGCACGTGCAAGATATCCTCAATACTTTGCAGCATACCAGGAGCTCTTG CGCACTGGAGCTGTATTTCCTCAAAGATCAAATGGTTCTGTGCCCATCATTACTCCTCCTCAGACTCAGCCTCTACAAAACTATCCCCCTCCTTTAAGCATTTCTCAGCAGGAGGAACCTGAATTGTCCATTCCAGATTTCCCAGCATTAAG CCTTACAGAAATTCAGAATGCACGTGGCATCATGGATATTCTTTCAGAGATGTTGGATGCTTTGGATCCGTGTAACAGAGAG GGACTTAGGCAGGATGTCATTGTTGACCTTGTGGATCAATGCCGTTCTTACAAGCAAAGAGTAGTACAGCTTGTCAACACTACCTC GAACGAGGATTTGCTCAGCCAGGGTCTTTCTTTGAACGATGATATGCAGCGTGTCCTTGCAAAACACGATGCTATTGCTGCAGGTATAGCAATTCAGGTGGAAAAGCCAAAATATCTGCAGTCACAAATTGAGAGTTCTGCAACAAGAAAGCCAGATACTGCGAAAGAACCAGTTCAGAG GTCTTCGGCAAGTACAAGCAGCACCAACCAGTCTCCCTTTGAGATTTTAGCGCTTCCTGCGCCTCCATCATCCAGTAGCTCAAAAGCTCCTGTGGCTCCAGCTGCTAAGATTGACCTCCTTAGTGGAGATGATTATTTCAAACCTGAACCTGCAAACTCCCTGGCACTTGTTCCTGTCACTGAATATTCAGCTTCAGACCAGAACGTCTTAGCCTTTGCAGATATGTTTGAACAAAATACTACGAACAAGAGCAACCATAATCTTCCGAACTCCTTTAATTCCTCGACTCCAAATTCTACATCCAACGCCATTGTACCTTATGATCAACAGCCAGAGTTGAACTCTACAGGTTCATGGAATGGGCAGCCAGCTTATGGAACAGGTCACCAAAAGCAAGCCCTATATTATG GTACAGATAATCGAAATGGAGGTATTCCACCAGCGCCATCAGAAATTAAGCGATCCACTAACCCATTCGACGATGACAGACCAGTTGGGCCGGCATTACAACCAGGACAATCAGCAAGCATCCATCCCCAACCAGTGCATGTCAGTCAGCAAGGTAATGGATTCATGCCTGTACAACCAATGTCAAGGGGACAGCCAGGAGGAATGCAGTTGCAGCCGGTCACTGGCACACAGCTGGTGCCTCCACAGCCACAGCCTATGCAAATGAACATGCAGTACGGTGTAATGTACCCCTTGATGCAAATGAACCAAAGAATGGGCATGTATTCCCAGCCGGCGTTTGGAGGAGGATTTTATGGGATGAACCAAGCGCAGCTGTATGGTGTTCAGATGTCTGGTTACGGATATGGCCAACCATCTGGGGGCTACTATATTCCAAATGCTGCATATGCGTATGCTAGCGCAAATGAGCATTCCCAGAGGATGAACGGCCTTTCAGTTCAAAATGGTGGTCCAAATGGAACGACGACAAATAAGCAGAGCAGACCTGAAGATTCACTCTTCGGTGATCTTTTGAGCATCGCCAAAATGAAGCAGAGCAAACCTGCAGCTGGTAAGGTTGGCAGTTGA
- the LOC101753423 gene encoding F-box protein At5g49610 has protein sequence MPQSPCAVIPVLPDELVVWEILVRLPAKALLRCRAVCGSWRRLTSDADFLLAHHRRQTSLPLVFFRGQISVHVVGDALDAFDLRGDPATAERRPILRLPLHDFLFRQYKVYASCDGLLLFSLCNRSFYICNPATRQRNALPSLIGTNVAGLYQHSPSGEYRILHRRRRYPELNSAYYILTVGPYAKPRCIGLPAATVSASIKQYIAAGLLFVCGHPPVLLHSCLHWIVYSSQENALVVFDTVSESFRCMSPPTENGQWQHLLDMDGALGISHMDESKVMVKLWVLQDYKTEVWSLKHQIELPMVELSVAMKCSFEVLVVSEKGDVLIYCSSFCHIFHCDSTGKLLHKFQWDRMLSMPTGYWFKESLVRHAFFQGQ, from the coding sequence ATGCCGCAGTCACCCTGCGCCGTCATCCCCGTCCTCCCGGATGAGCTTGTCGTGTGGGAGATCCTCGTCCGCCTGCCGGCCAAGGCGCTCCTCCGCTGCCGCGCGGTCTGCGGTTCGTGGCGCCGCCTCACCTCCGACGCCGATTTCCTCCTCGCCCACCACCGGCGCCAGACGTCGCTCCCTCTCGTCTTCTTCCGTGGCCAGATCTCCGTACATGTCGTAGGGGATGCCCTCGACGCCTTCGACCTCCGGGGAgaccccgccaccgccgagcGCCGTCCTATCCTCCGGCTCCCTTTACACGACTTCCTTTTCCGTCAATACAAGGTGTACGCCTCCTGCGACGGACTGCTCCTGTTCTCCCTCTGCAATCGTAGCTTCTACATCTGCAACCCGGCCACGCGCCAGCGGAACGCGCTGCCGAGCCTCATCGGCACCAATGTCGCAGGGTTGTACCAGCACAGCCCTTCGGGCGAGTACCGCATCTTGCACCGAAGGAGGAGATATCCAGAACTCAATTCTGCCTACTACATCCTCACTGTGGGCCCCTATGCAAAGCCAAGGTGCATTGGGCTGCCTGCAGCTACAGTCTCAGCGTCGATCAAGCAGTATATCGCAGCTGGGCTGCTATTTGTCTGTGGGCACCCGCCTGTCTTGCTCCATAGCTGCCTGCATTGGATCGTCTACAGCTCACAGGAAAATGCTCTAGTTGTTTTCGACACGGTTTCTGAATCTTTTAGGTGCATGAGTCCTCCTACTGAGAATGGGCAGTGGCAGCATTTGCTTGACATGGATGGTGCGCTCGGCATCAGCCATATGGATGAGAGCAAGGTGATGGTGAAACTATGGGTGCTACAGGACTACAAGACAGAGGTCTGGTCATTGAAGCATCAGATTGAACTTCCGATGGTGGAATTGAGTGTTGCTATGAAATGCAGTTTTGAGGTATTGGTTGTGTCAGAGAAAGGAGATGTGCTGATCTACTGTTCCAGTTTTTGTCATATATTTCACTGTGACAGCACGGGCAAGCTACTGCATAAGTTCCAATGGGATCGTATGTTATCAATGCCTACTGGATATTGGTTCAAAGAAAGCCTTGTCAGGCATGCGTTCTTCCAGGGGCAATAA